In a genomic window of Sulfuriferula nivalis:
- a CDS encoding DinB family protein — protein sequence MNEQYAWRSYFVVQVDYQLWANDRMFAALGCLDPVVRLQEQGLFFHSIHHTVDHLLLVNKLWFARLRGQSGHVDFSQITYPDWDQLIETTQANLRELQLWLEECDDTFFESELAYLTSKGEHEIMWVRDVLSHMMDHQVHHRGQISAVLTRLGYRALEMDYLYYKREIIAYRRQLAAIP from the coding sequence ATGAATGAACAATATGCCTGGCGTAGCTATTTTGTTGTACAAGTGGATTACCAGTTATGGGCGAATGACAGGATGTTCGCTGCGCTAGGTTGTCTGGATCCTGTTGTGCGTCTGCAGGAACAAGGCCTGTTTTTTCATAGTATTCATCATACCGTTGATCATTTGTTGCTGGTCAACAAGCTGTGGTTTGCACGGCTGCGTGGTCAGTCAGGGCACGTCGACTTTAGTCAGATTACTTATCCTGACTGGGATCAGTTGATAGAAACGACACAAGCTAATTTACGTGAATTGCAACTCTGGTTGGAGGAGTGTGACGATACGTTTTTTGAAAGCGAGCTGGCTTATCTGACCAGTAAGGGTGAGCATGAAATTATGTGGGTACGTGATGTGCTTTCACATATGATGGATCATCAGGTGCATCACCGTGGGCAAATATCAGCGGTGCTGACGCGTTTGGGTTATCGTGCACTGGAAATGGATTATTTATATTACAAGCGTGAAATAATCGCTTACAGGCGTCAGCTGGCTGCTATTCCTTGA
- a CDS encoding peroxiredoxin family protein translates to MGSKQYHKFIIYAVLGGVLAVLVYMGLTQKASAPALTMTTLSGQTLDLAQYRGKTVVVNFWATSCPGCVKEMPQLVDVYQRYHSKGLEVVAVAMNYDPAENVRQFAAEQHLPFPVVMDTQGDIAHAFGEVKLTPTSFLIDADGHIAEQTIGDLDFAKLRQRLDGVKT, encoded by the coding sequence ATGGGTAGTAAACAATATCATAAGTTCATTATTTATGCTGTGCTGGGTGGGGTGTTGGCGGTATTGGTTTATATGGGCTTGACGCAAAAAGCCAGTGCGCCTGCGTTAACGATGACCACTTTATCTGGTCAGACATTAGACTTGGCGCAATACCGTGGTAAAACGGTGGTGGTGAATTTTTGGGCGACAAGTTGCCCCGGTTGCGTCAAGGAAATGCCGCAACTGGTCGATGTATATCAGCGTTATCATAGTAAAGGTCTGGAAGTTGTGGCCGTGGCGATGAATTATGATCCTGCCGAGAATGTCCGGCAATTTGCTGCTGAGCAGCATTTGCCATTTCCTGTGGTGATGGATACGCAAGGCGATATTGCACACGCATTTGGTGAGGTAAAGTTAACGCCAACCTCCTTTCTGATTGATGCTGATGGTCATATCGCAGAACAAACTATCGGCGACTTGGATTTTGCAAAATTGCGGCAGCGTTTGGATGGGGTGAAAACATGA
- a CDS encoding alpha-E domain-containing protein, with amino-acid sequence MLSRTADHLFWMARYIERAENTARVLDITHKTSLLPDDSEGAETHLWYAPLNIAGCAEGYLAKHELVEAEAVNRYIALDPDNPSSIYSCLMSARENARSVRGAINAEMWESINASWLEINRMIPTLGKDCPTCFFEWVKERSHLFRGVTLGTMLKDDALNFIRLGTFLERADNTARILDVKYHILLPSVHDVGGAADYYQWGALLKSVSAFDAYRKVYRDVITPQKVAELLILRADMPRSLHACLNEVETTLEIINGFSGREARRRAGELHAALHFGRIEDITQQGLHEYLTEFLEKVDLLGQEIHTSYLARREEFAPSPMQKMLMQVQ; translated from the coding sequence ATGTTATCACGCACAGCAGATCACTTATTCTGGATGGCGCGCTACATTGAGCGCGCTGAAAATACCGCCCGGGTATTAGACATCACCCATAAAACATCACTACTTCCCGACGACAGCGAAGGCGCAGAAACGCACCTGTGGTATGCACCGCTCAACATTGCTGGCTGTGCTGAAGGCTATTTAGCCAAGCATGAACTGGTTGAAGCGGAAGCTGTCAACCGCTACATTGCCTTAGATCCTGACAATCCATCAAGCATCTATAGCTGCTTAATGTCAGCACGTGAAAATGCCCGCTCGGTACGCGGAGCCATTAACGCGGAAATGTGGGAAAGTATCAATGCTTCCTGGCTAGAAATTAATCGCATGATACCCACGTTAGGAAAAGACTGCCCTACTTGCTTCTTCGAATGGGTCAAGGAACGCTCACACCTATTCCGTGGCGTCACATTAGGCACCATGCTCAAAGATGATGCCCTGAATTTTATTCGTCTTGGCACCTTCCTGGAGCGCGCCGATAACACTGCACGCATACTGGATGTGAAATATCATATCCTGTTGCCTAGCGTTCACGATGTCGGCGGTGCCGCAGACTACTACCAATGGGGTGCATTATTAAAATCTGTCAGCGCCTTTGACGCTTATCGCAAAGTTTATCGTGATGTGATTACGCCACAAAAGGTAGCGGAATTACTCATTTTGCGTGCAGATATGCCGCGCTCACTGCACGCCTGTTTAAATGAAGTTGAAACCACACTGGAAATCATCAATGGTTTTAGCGGCAGAGAAGCACGCCGTCGCGCCGGAGAACTCCATGCGGCGCTGCACTTTGGTCGTATTGAAGACATTACGCAGCAAGGTTTACATGAATATTTGACTGAGTTTTTAGAAAAAGTTGACTTGTTAGGTCAGGAAATTCACACCAGCTATTTAGCCCGACGTGAAGAATTTGCACCATCACCGATGCAAAAAATGCTGATGCAAGTACAATAA
- a CDS encoding DUF2126 domain-containing protein, producing the protein MTIRAALHHQTHYKFDRPVVLSPHEIRLRPAAHSRTPITAYSLNIEPADHFIHWQQDAYGNFVARVSFPEPTRELKVTVDLVADLTIINPFDFFTEPWAEHFPFTYTDILNTELTPFLLKETCGKQFDTWLEKFRAGLPDDINTNNFLVAVNQAVQHSVSYLIRMEPGVQSPEETLTLGSGSCRDSAWLLVQALRHLGIAARFVSGYLIQLTADEVPLEGPAGTSVDFTDLHAWCEAYIPGAGWVGLDATSGLLTGEGHIPLAATAMPSSAAPVSGMTSICESELDVVMTVTRVFEDPRVTKPYTEKQWDTIQALGRQIDTDLQIHDVRLTQGGEPTFVSIDDMESPQWNIAALGEHKLDLAHGLMKRLHKRFADGGAQHFGQGKWYPGEPLPRWALTTFWRTDGVPVWQDDTLVAHEARKITALQLFAFSKQLCQQLGLSHKYLIPAYEDPWLALDAESRLPPNVDPHTADLSKPDERSRLAQQLRAGISTIIGYVLPIKAKETAKSGWKSSRWPLRHMRLHLLPGDSPMGYRLPLGSLPWVSPKQREITPDVDPFAPRTPLDKTTPTAKLVITPAPEIQQQILTEVIHTALTIQIREGILYVFMPPLTKLEDYLTLVTAVEQSAKKRNLPIRLEGYLPPRDPRLQSLSVTPDPGVIEVNIHPSTNWDSLVANTQALYEDARQTRLGTEKFMLDGRHTGTGGGNHITLGGASAADSPFLRRPDVLQSLITYWQHHPALSYLFSGQFLGPTSQAPRVDEARDDNLYELEIAFEQLRQNLPAGVESQQPWLVDRLLRNLLVDLTGNTHRSEFCIDKLYSPDSATGRLGIVELRAFEMPPHYRMSLVQSLLIRALVAKFWRTPYQGKLVYWDTSLHDKFMLPHFIAHDMAEVCRDLRDAGYGFDDAWLAPFLEFRFPRYGELQVANLHLELRLAIEPWHVLGEEMGGGGTARYVDSSVERVQIKVSGMTDQRHQITCNGRLVPLHATGVPGEFVAAVRYKAWAPHSALHPTIGTHVPLIFDVVDSWNQRSIGGCTYHISHPGGRSYDVFPVNANEAEARRRSRFWDHGHTPGKVDVRAESINPRFPMTLDLRRQPQ; encoded by the coding sequence ATGACTATACGCGCCGCACTACATCACCAGACTCATTACAAGTTCGATCGCCCTGTCGTATTATCTCCCCATGAAATACGACTGAGGCCTGCTGCACATAGTCGCACACCCATTACCGCATATTCGCTGAATATCGAACCTGCGGATCATTTTATCCATTGGCAACAAGACGCCTATGGTAATTTTGTCGCGCGCGTCAGCTTCCCAGAACCAACTCGTGAATTAAAAGTAACGGTCGATTTAGTCGCGGACCTTACCATTATTAACCCATTCGATTTTTTTACCGAACCATGGGCTGAGCATTTTCCATTTACCTACACCGATATACTTAATACAGAATTAACGCCGTTCTTATTAAAGGAAACCTGTGGTAAACAGTTTGATACCTGGCTGGAGAAATTTCGTGCTGGTTTACCAGACGATATCAATACCAACAATTTTTTAGTAGCGGTCAATCAGGCTGTGCAACACAGCGTGTCCTACCTGATCCGCATGGAACCAGGCGTACAAAGCCCCGAAGAAACACTTACCTTGGGCTCAGGCTCCTGTCGTGACAGCGCCTGGCTACTAGTGCAAGCCTTACGTCATTTGGGCATTGCTGCGCGCTTTGTTTCTGGCTATCTGATTCAATTAACTGCCGATGAAGTGCCACTCGAAGGTCCTGCAGGAACATCGGTCGATTTCACCGATTTGCACGCATGGTGCGAGGCATATATTCCCGGTGCAGGCTGGGTAGGTTTAGACGCCACGTCCGGACTGTTAACTGGCGAAGGGCACATCCCGCTTGCTGCAACCGCCATGCCCAGCTCCGCCGCTCCTGTGAGCGGCATGACCAGCATATGCGAATCCGAGCTGGATGTCGTCATGACAGTAACGCGCGTATTCGAAGACCCACGCGTTACTAAACCCTATACTGAAAAACAATGGGATACCATACAGGCATTAGGACGACAAATTGATACCGATTTGCAAATCCATGATGTACGCCTGACTCAAGGTGGCGAGCCAACCTTTGTGTCGATAGATGACATGGAAAGTCCTCAATGGAATATTGCTGCACTCGGAGAGCATAAACTCGACCTTGCCCATGGTCTTATGAAACGGCTGCATAAACGTTTCGCAGATGGTGGTGCGCAACACTTTGGCCAGGGCAAATGGTATCCAGGAGAGCCTTTACCGCGTTGGGCGTTGACAACATTCTGGCGTACCGATGGTGTGCCGGTCTGGCAGGATGACACGCTCGTCGCGCATGAAGCGCGGAAAATCACCGCATTACAGCTATTCGCTTTTTCCAAGCAATTGTGTCAGCAATTAGGCCTGAGTCATAAATATCTTATTCCTGCTTACGAAGACCCATGGCTTGCTCTGGATGCAGAAAGTCGTCTGCCCCCGAATGTTGATCCGCACACGGCGGACTTGAGCAAACCCGATGAACGCAGCCGTCTGGCGCAACAGCTGCGCGCAGGTATCAGCACTATCATTGGCTATGTATTGCCAATTAAAGCGAAAGAAACTGCCAAATCCGGCTGGAAATCCAGTCGCTGGCCGTTACGCCACATGCGGCTGCATCTGCTGCCTGGTGATTCACCTATGGGTTATCGCTTACCGCTCGGCAGCCTGCCTTGGGTATCTCCCAAACAGCGTGAGATTACACCAGACGTAGACCCGTTTGCACCGCGTACGCCACTGGACAAGACCACACCAACAGCAAAGTTGGTGATTACACCTGCGCCTGAAATACAGCAGCAGATCCTGACCGAGGTCATCCATACCGCATTAACCATACAAATACGTGAAGGCATCCTGTATGTATTCATGCCCCCGTTGACCAAGCTGGAAGATTATTTGACGCTAGTCACTGCCGTGGAACAGAGCGCGAAAAAACGCAACTTGCCGATCCGTCTTGAAGGCTACTTACCGCCACGTGACCCACGCTTGCAATCGTTGTCTGTCACGCCTGATCCTGGTGTAATTGAAGTCAATATCCATCCATCTACCAACTGGGATAGTCTGGTCGCCAACACGCAAGCACTCTATGAAGATGCGCGACAAACTCGCCTGGGTACAGAAAAATTCATGCTCGACGGGCGCCACACGGGTACTGGTGGCGGTAATCACATCACCTTGGGTGGCGCTTCAGCCGCTGATAGCCCATTCCTGCGCCGCCCTGACGTATTGCAAAGCCTGATCACCTATTGGCAGCATCACCCTGCACTGTCCTACCTGTTTTCTGGTCAGTTTCTTGGCCCTACCAGTCAGGCACCGCGTGTAGATGAGGCCAGAGATGACAATCTATATGAGCTGGAAATTGCTTTTGAACAGCTACGCCAAAATTTGCCAGCCGGGGTAGAGAGTCAGCAACCCTGGTTGGTCGACAGGCTGTTACGTAACTTGTTAGTGGATTTAACGGGTAATACGCACCGCTCTGAATTCTGTATCGATAAACTTTATTCACCAGACTCTGCAACTGGCCGGCTAGGTATTGTCGAATTACGCGCATTTGAAATGCCACCACATTACCGTATGAGTCTGGTTCAATCATTATTAATCCGCGCCTTGGTCGCCAAGTTCTGGCGTACTCCGTATCAAGGCAAGCTGGTCTACTGGGACACCAGTTTGCATGACAAATTCATGCTGCCGCATTTTATTGCTCATGACATGGCTGAAGTGTGTCGCGACTTGCGTGATGCTGGTTATGGTTTCGATGATGCGTGGTTAGCCCCATTCCTGGAGTTCCGTTTCCCCCGCTATGGCGAGCTGCAAGTTGCTAATTTGCATCTGGAGCTACGATTAGCCATTGAACCCTGGCATGTATTAGGCGAGGAAATGGGCGGCGGCGGAACTGCTCGTTATGTCGACTCATCAGTAGAACGCGTACAGATCAAAGTCAGCGGCATGACTGATCAACGCCACCAAATCACATGTAATGGTCGTTTAGTTCCACTGCATGCGACAGGCGTTCCTGGTGAGTTTGTAGCTGCGGTTCGTTACAAGGCATGGGCACCACACTCAGCATTACACCCGACTATTGGCACTCATGTGCCGCTGATATTCGATGTCGTAGATAGCTGGAACCAACGCTCGATTGGTGGCTGCACCTATCACATCAGCCATCCAGGTGGACGCAGTTATGACGTTTTCCCAGTCAATGCCAATGAGGCAGAAGCTCGCCGTCGTAGCCGCTTCTGGGATCATGGTCACACCCCAGGCAAGGTTGATGTGCGTGCTGAATCCATTAATCCCCGTTTCCCTATGACGCTAGATTTGCGTCGCCAACCTCAATAA
- a CDS encoding DUF4197 domain-containing protein, with the protein MSKIIGFLLTTFFSTSLLAANLDSITDTQANSGLKQALEQGAVKAVSQLGRTDGFMNNPQIKIPLPPAMQQVETIMRTLGQGRAFDELDLTINRAAEASVPAAKNLLVSAVKKMTLTDAKNILMGGDTAGTEYFRKNSQTQLQQTFLPIVTRYTQKLGLAQQYNQLAGQAAQFGLVKQEDASIERYVTQKTLDGLYLTIGNEEKALRANPVQYTAGMASKYGSSILKTVFGALQ; encoded by the coding sequence ATGTCTAAAATTATCGGATTTCTCCTGACTACTTTCTTCAGCACCTCACTGCTAGCTGCAAATTTAGACAGCATCACCGATACACAAGCGAATAGTGGCTTAAAACAAGCATTAGAACAAGGTGCAGTCAAAGCCGTTAGTCAACTCGGGCGTACAGATGGTTTCATGAACAACCCACAAATTAAGATACCACTCCCGCCCGCCATGCAACAAGTCGAAACCATCATGCGCACTTTAGGGCAGGGACGTGCCTTTGACGAACTTGATCTCACTATCAACCGTGCTGCCGAAGCCTCAGTGCCTGCTGCGAAAAACCTGCTCGTCAGTGCAGTCAAAAAAATGACACTCACCGATGCCAAAAACATCCTCATGGGTGGTGATACTGCAGGCACAGAATACTTCCGCAAAAATTCGCAGACTCAGTTACAGCAGACTTTTCTTCCCATTGTGACTCGCTACACACAAAAACTGGGCTTGGCACAACAATACAACCAACTCGCAGGACAAGCGGCACAATTTGGTCTGGTTAAACAGGAAGATGCCAGCATAGAACGCTATGTCACGCAAAAAACGCTGGATGGTTTATACCTCACTATAGGTAATGAAGAAAAGGCGTTGCGTGCCAACCCTGTTCAATATACTGCAGGCATGGCCAGCAAATATGGCAGCAGCATCCTCAAGACGGTATTTGGGGCGCTGCAATAA
- a CDS encoding proteasome-type protease, with translation MTYCVALKLNAGLVFASDSRTNAGVDQIASFKKMRTFVKEGDRSLVILSSGNLSITQSAVNLMEQRGRHPELENIWNAESMFDVATLLGECMREVRERDGTFLIQSNVDIGANFILGGQILGEPPRLFLIYAEGNFIEATEATPFFQIGETKYGKPIIDRVIHAETSLMEAIKCVLVSFDSTMRSNISVGMPIDLACYTADSLCLDRQYNITQGDAYFANISQRWSEGLRGVFASLPDPEWGCPISKPLFPS, from the coding sequence ATGACATATTGCGTAGCCCTTAAACTCAATGCTGGCCTGGTATTTGCCTCCGATTCACGCACTAATGCTGGTGTTGACCAAATTGCCAGTTTCAAAAAAATGCGTACATTTGTAAAAGAAGGTGATCGCTCCCTCGTCATTTTGAGCTCAGGCAATTTGTCCATCACCCAAAGTGCAGTGAACTTAATGGAGCAACGTGGGCGTCATCCTGAACTGGAAAACATCTGGAATGCGGAATCCATGTTTGATGTTGCTACCCTGCTCGGGGAATGTATGCGCGAAGTACGTGAGCGCGATGGCACGTTTCTCATACAAAGCAATGTTGATATCGGGGCTAATTTTATTTTGGGTGGCCAGATCCTTGGTGAGCCACCACGTCTGTTTCTGATCTATGCCGAGGGCAATTTCATCGAAGCAACTGAAGCAACTCCATTTTTCCAGATAGGCGAAACCAAATACGGCAAGCCTATTATTGACCGCGTGATTCATGCTGAAACCTCGCTCATGGAAGCCATTAAATGCGTGCTGGTATCATTTGACTCCACTATGCGCAGCAATATCTCTGTTGGCATGCCCATAGATTTGGCTTGCTATACCGCTGATAGTTTGTGCCTCGATCGTCAATACAACATTACCCAAGGCGATGCTTATTTTGCCAATATCAGTCAACGCTGGAGCGAAGGCTTGCGTGGTGTATTTGCCTCACTGCCTGATCCAGAATGGGGTTGTCCAATCTCCAAACCACTATTCCCATCATGA
- a CDS encoding type 1 glutamine amidotransferase domain-containing protein: MAHVLFILTAAEQLPLLDGSNMPTGFWAQEFVPAHHLFLEHGHQVSIATPKGKPAALDENCFAPEFHQHDSGRIANLREQLDEIDGWRTPLSLERLALTGIKYDAVFFPGGHGPMVDLIDSAATGTLVKRTLANNGLIGAICHGPAGLVPAQHEDNWLLAGYQLTCFSPEEEQLAGLATQLPDLLANRITHLGGLLSFAQPGQEHVVIDRQLYTGQNPASVDKLAYHMARKLKKMGTLDKDACVTPCD; the protein is encoded by the coding sequence ATGGCACACGTCTTATTCATCCTCACCGCCGCCGAACAATTACCCTTGCTTGACGGCAGCAACATGCCCACAGGATTCTGGGCGCAAGAATTTGTGCCCGCACATCATTTGTTTCTCGAACATGGCCATCAAGTCAGCATCGCCACCCCCAAGGGCAAACCGGCTGCGCTCGATGAAAACTGCTTCGCACCCGAATTTCACCAGCATGATTCAGGTCGCATTGCCAACCTGCGCGAGCAGCTCGACGAAATTGATGGCTGGCGTACCCCATTGTCATTGGAACGCCTGGCTCTGACTGGTATTAAGTACGATGCAGTATTTTTCCCAGGCGGTCACGGCCCTATGGTAGATTTAATCGACTCAGCAGCAACGGGCACACTCGTCAAGCGCACTCTGGCCAACAATGGACTCATAGGCGCTATCTGCCATGGCCCAGCGGGTTTAGTACCCGCACAGCACGAAGACAATTGGTTATTAGCAGGTTACCAACTCACCTGCTTTAGTCCAGAAGAAGAACAACTTGCTGGACTCGCCACGCAACTCCCTGACTTACTCGCTAACCGTATTACTCATTTAGGTGGATTATTAAGCTTTGCACAACCCGGACAAGAGCATGTTGTAATTGACCGTCAACTCTACACCGGACAAAATCCTGCATCAGTCGATAAACTAGCCTATCACATGGCGCGCAAACTCAAAAAAATGGGTACGCTGGATAAAGATGCCTGTGTTACACCGTGTGATTAA
- a CDS encoding peroxiredoxin family protein has translation MLKNLTTHPWVKKLTPSPFTAVLLMLIVYFWFRPPAWVSEEHRPVDNFSVTTTDNRVIALSDLRGKVVIVSFWATWCPYCRHEMPEIQSFYRDWHNKGVEILALSIEDDPALVAQFMRQEAYSFTAAIADATTQQAFGKIDKVPMSFIIDKKGVIRHKIDGQVYYGRLEDLVQPLLKE, from the coding sequence ATGCTGAAAAACTTAACCACGCACCCCTGGGTAAAAAAATTAACACCCAGCCCATTCACGGCCGTGTTACTCATGCTCATCGTTTATTTCTGGTTCAGACCACCCGCCTGGGTCAGCGAAGAGCATCGTCCTGTTGATAATTTCAGCGTCACGACGACTGATAACCGGGTTATTGCATTATCTGATTTACGTGGCAAAGTCGTCATCGTCAGTTTCTGGGCAACCTGGTGTCCCTATTGCCGTCATGAGATGCCAGAGATACAATCATTTTACCGCGACTGGCATAACAAAGGCGTGGAAATATTAGCCCTCTCGATTGAAGACGATCCTGCACTGGTCGCCCAGTTTATGCGTCAGGAAGCTTACAGTTTCACCGCTGCAATTGCTGATGCAACAACACAGCAGGCATTTGGCAAAATTGACAAGGTGCCGATGTCATTCATTATTGATAAAAAAGGCGTTATACGTCATAAAATTGATGGCCAGGTTTATTACGGCCGGCTTGAAGATTTAGTGCAGCCCTTGCTCAAGGAATAG
- a CDS encoding CopD family protein, whose translation MLWIKALHIIFVASWFAGLFYLPRLFVNHAMVNDAATIAQFKLMERKLYKFMTPLGVLALIFGTWLWLRYGYSGAWLDIKLALVGVLIAYHLYCGHLVQVFARDENKRSHVFYRWFNELPVLILFVVVFLVVLKPEFA comes from the coding sequence TTGTTGTGGATTAAAGCATTACATATCATTTTTGTAGCGAGCTGGTTTGCGGGCTTGTTCTATTTGCCGCGTTTGTTCGTTAATCATGCCATGGTAAACGATGCGGCAACGATTGCGCAATTTAAGTTGATGGAGCGTAAGCTATATAAATTCATGACTCCGCTGGGGGTGTTGGCACTGATATTTGGTACCTGGTTGTGGCTGCGCTATGGTTATTCAGGCGCTTGGCTGGATATTAAATTGGCATTGGTCGGTGTGTTAATCGCCTACCATTTATATTGTGGGCATCTGGTTCAAGTGTTTGCGCGTGATGAGAATAAACGCAGCCATGTGTTTTATCGCTGGTTTAATGAATTGCCTGTGTTGATTTTATTTGTGGTGGTATTTTTAGTGGTATTGAAACCGGAGTTTGCATGA
- a CDS encoding circularly permuted type 2 ATP-grasp protein codes for MDEITPAAPVTLIYDEMYTSEGAARHHYQNIARQLFSLPLDALAQKQREAEMLFRRLGITFAVYGEAAGAERLIPFDIVPRVFGSKEWARLEQGLKQRVTALNAFLHDIYHEQNIIKAGVIPAHQILDNKLYCKEMQGVDLPNQIYAHIAGIDLVRVTENDFYVLEDNLRTPSGVSYMLENRRTMMRLFPDLFAGHSVAPVEHYPQMLYDTLRESASPYISDPVIVVMTPGAYNSAYFEHAFLASQMGVELVEGKDLFVHDDKVYMHTTEGPQQVHVIYRRVDDDFLDPTVFNPNSALGVPGLMKAYRAGNVTLANAVGTGVADDKSTYLYVPAMIEFYLGEKPILSNVPTWRLELKDDLSYVLAHLPELVVKEVQGSGGYGMLVGPTSTPKEIADYRDRILADPSNFIAQPTLALSTCPTLVEAGIAPRHVDLRPFVLSGKEIRLAPGGLTRVALAEGSLIVNSSQGGGTKDTWVLED; via the coding sequence ATGGATGAAATTACGCCTGCAGCACCAGTAACATTAATATATGATGAAATGTACACCAGTGAAGGCGCCGCACGACATCATTATCAAAATATTGCCCGTCAGTTATTCAGCTTGCCACTTGATGCTCTGGCGCAAAAGCAACGTGAAGCTGAAATGTTATTCCGACGTCTGGGCATCACCTTTGCTGTCTATGGCGAAGCTGCTGGTGCAGAACGTCTCATTCCTTTCGATATTGTACCCAGAGTCTTTGGCTCCAAAGAATGGGCACGTCTAGAGCAGGGTTTAAAACAACGCGTTACTGCTTTAAATGCCTTTCTTCACGATATTTATCACGAACAGAATATTATCAAAGCAGGGGTTATTCCTGCTCATCAAATACTGGATAACAAACTTTATTGCAAAGAAATGCAAGGCGTAGATTTACCTAATCAAATATACGCTCACATCGCCGGTATCGATTTAGTACGAGTCACCGAAAACGATTTCTATGTATTGGAAGATAATCTACGCACACCTTCTGGCGTGTCATATATGCTAGAAAATCGCCGTACCATGATGCGTTTATTTCCTGATTTGTTTGCAGGTCATTCGGTCGCACCGGTCGAGCATTATCCACAAATGTTGTATGACACGTTGCGCGAATCTGCATCGCCCTACATCAGCGACCCTGTAATTGTAGTCATGACCCCAGGTGCATATAACAGCGCCTATTTCGAACACGCGTTTCTAGCCAGCCAGATGGGCGTGGAACTGGTCGAAGGCAAGGATTTGTTCGTACACGACGATAAAGTGTATATGCACACCACCGAAGGTCCGCAGCAAGTGCATGTTATTTACCGCCGAGTTGACGATGATTTTCTGGATCCCACGGTATTTAATCCCAACTCTGCACTAGGTGTACCTGGCCTGATGAAAGCCTATCGCGCAGGTAATGTCACCCTCGCCAATGCTGTAGGCACTGGCGTTGCTGATGACAAGTCAACTTATCTGTACGTACCAGCAATGATAGAGTTTTACTTGGGTGAAAAACCCATCCTTTCCAATGTGCCAACATGGCGGTTGGAACTGAAAGACGATTTAAGTTATGTCCTGGCACATTTGCCTGAATTAGTGGTGAAAGAAGTTCAAGGCTCTGGTGGCTATGGCATGTTGGTAGGTCCAACCAGTACACCAAAAGAAATTGCCGACTATCGTGATCGGATTTTGGCAGATCCTTCCAACTTTATCGCACAGCCAACGCTGGCCTTATCCACTTGCCCTACATTAGTAGAGGCGGGCATTGCGCCACGCCATGTTGATTTGCGCCCATTTGTACTATCAGGTAAAGAAATACGACTGGCACCTGGCGGCCTGACTCGTGTTGCATTGGCTGAAGGCTCATTAATCGTCAACTCGTCACAGGGTGGCGGTACTAAAGATACTTGGGTATTGGAGGATTAA